From one Lolium rigidum isolate FL_2022 chromosome 4, APGP_CSIRO_Lrig_0.1, whole genome shotgun sequence genomic stretch:
- the LOC124706877 gene encoding histone deacetylase HDT2-like, translated as MEFWGLEVKPGQSVKVSPEDDFFLHLSQGALGEVKKDDKATMFVKVDDQKLSIGTLSNDKFPQIQFDLVFEKEFELSHTSKSSSVFFSGYKVFQPAEGDEMDFDDDDESEDEEEQEKIVPATMANGKTETKDKEPKHVKIAGSAGAAKPKPDVKAAVGKSKKDDDSDDDESDDDSDDDSEGALIPMDDSDDSSEGDDSSSDDEDESDDEEDEETPKKPESGKKRAAETVLKTPSSDKKKAKIATPSGQKTGDKKGASVHVATPHPAKKVAGKTPATNEKSPKSGGSVVCKSCPKTFNSENALQAHSNAKHKAAAK; from the exons ATGGAGTTCTGGG GCCTTGAGGTCAAGCCTGGACAGTCAGTCAAGGTCTCACCTGAAGATGACTTCTTCCTACATCTCTCCCAG GGTGCCCTTGGTGAGGTCAAGAAGGATGACAAGGCGACCATGTTCGTGAAGGTTGACGACCAGAAGCTCTCCATTGGGACCCTCTCGAATGACAAGTTTCCACAGATCCAGTTTGATTTGGTCTTTGAGAAGGAGTTTGAGCTCTCGCACACCTCCAAGTCCTCTAGCGTCTTCTTCTCTGGCTACAAGGTCTTCCAGCCTGCTGAAGGAGATGAGATGGattttgatgatgatgatgaatctgAAG ATGAAGAGGAGCAAGAGAAGATTGTTCCAGCCACCATGGCAAATG GCAAAACTGAAACAAAGGACAAGGAGCCAAAGCATGTCAAGATTGCCGGGTCTGCTGGCGCTGCGAAGCCAAAGCCTGATGTAAAGGCTGCCGTTGGAAAGAGCAAGAAGGACGATGACAGTGATGATGACGAGAGTGATGATGACAGCGACGATGATTCTGAGGGAGCGTTGATTCCCATGGATGATTCT GATGATTCGAGCGAGGGTGATGACAGCTCTTCAGATGATGAAGATGAGAgtgacgatgaggaggatgaggaaacaCCCAAG AAGCCAGAGTCTGGGAAGAAGAGGGCAGCTGAAACCGTGTTGAAGACACCTTCTTCTGATAAAAAGAAGGCCAAGATCGCAACACCCTCGGGCCAAAAGACAG GGGACAAGAAGGGTGCTTCTGTCCATGTGGCCACCCCGCACCCAGCCAAGAAGGTGGCTGGCAAGACGCCAGCCACCAATGAGAAGTCGCCCAAGTCTGGTGGGTCTGTCGTGTGCAAGTCCTGCCCCAA GACCTTCAACAGCGAGAACGCCCTGCAAGCCCACTCGAACGCCAAGCACAAGGCTGCTGCCAAGTGA